The genomic window AGCTGTAGCCGTGAACCCCACAGACACCCGATACAACAGGTATATTGGAAAACGCATAACAGTGCCCATTGTAAACCGCACCGTGGAAATAATCCCTGACGATGCTGTAGACCCATCCTTTGGCACGGGCGTCGTTATGATCTGCACTTATGGCGACAAGGAGGACGTCCGCACAGTTAAAAGGCACGGTTTGCCCGTAATCACGATTCTAACGGAAAACGGACTCATAAACGAGAACGGCGGAAAATATAGGGGCTTAACGGTTGAGGAAGCAAGAAAAGCCATAGTTGAAGACTTGAAGGCTGAGGGGCTTCTGGAAAAAATCGAGCCAATAAGGCAGGAGATAGGCTTATGCCAAAGATGCGACACACCCATTGAAATTCTGGAACGTAAACAGTGGTTTATGCGAACCCGCATTCTAACAGACCGTGTGGAAAAGGCAGCCCACGAGGTGATATGGTATCCGGATCACATGAAGTACCGCCTCATAGATTGGGCGCGCTCGCTGGACTGGGATTGGGTGATAAGCCGCCAGCGGGTTTTCGCTACCCCCATCCCAATATGGTATTGCAAGAACTGTGGCGAAACCATATTGGCTGATGAAAGCTGGGTTCCCATAGATCCCAAACTTGAAAAACCAAGGATAGAGGCATGTCCAAAATGCGGATGCCGCGAATTCACGCCGGAAACCGACGTGCTTGACACGTGGATGGACTCATCAATAACATGTGCGGTGCATGCAGGCTGGCCTGACCGTCCAGACTGGAGGAGGCTTTTCCCGGCGGATCTGCATCCCTCAGGCGTGGACATTATCCGAACATGGGCATACTATCTAATGGTTAGGCATCTAGCCCTCTTCGACGAGAAGCCCTACAAAAGCTGCCTCATAAACGGCATGGTGCTCGGCTCCGACGGCAGAAAAATGAGCAAATCCCTCAAAAACTACGTGGCAACACCCGAAGTTCTAAACAGGTATGGCGCAGACGCGGCTCGCCAATGGGCAGCGGCGGGCGGAGCCACGGGTTCAGATATTCCCTTCCGCTGGCCCGACGTGGAGTATGGCAGGCGCTTTCTAACCAAGCTTTGGAATGCAGCCCGCTTCGTAAGCAGCCAGCTAGCCGATTATGAGCCGGGCAGCGGCGGCTACGAACTTCAGCTCTTAGACAGGTGGATTCTAAGCAAGATGGAAAAGCTGACACAGCGGGTAACTGAAGCCCTTGAAAAGTGCCAGTTTAATGTGGCTGTTGAGGAAGTCCGCAACTTCACTTGGCACGTCTTCTGCGACCAGTATATTGAGGCTGTTAAAGATCGCCTATACAAGCCAGAATTATATGGCGAAGCCAAACGAAGGGCGGCTCAGCACACACTCTATACGGTTTTGTATCGCATACTCCAGCTGCTGGCGCCGGTGACACCTCACATAACGGAGGAAATCTACCAGCACATGTACGCCGAACACATTGGCGCAAAAAGCATACACATAACCCGATGGCCAGAAGTGGACATGAGCCGAATAGACGAGAAAGCTGAGAGGGGAGGCGACTTGTTGATTGCGCTTATATCCGAAATTAGGCGGGACAAGGCTGAAAGGCGTAAGCCTCTAAACGCGCCCATAAAACTGGTTAGGGTTTACGCCGGAAACGCCGAATACGCCAGAATCATCATGGAAAACAAGGAAGATCTCGTTGGAACATGCAAGATAATGAAGCTTGAGGTTCTACCACAAAAGGGCGAAGGCAGACAGGTACCCACGTATCCGGAGCTAAGCTTTACAAGCGAACATGACTAACTCCAAGTCAATTTTGTGCTTGTTTTCTACCAACAAAATTGATACCCCTCTCTAGATTTTGCGGTGATTGAAAATAGACTATTTCCAGAAGCTATTTTCGACCCCTCCCCTCTAGTTTTCGCTTGGATTGATGCTCAACTTTTGCACTTTTTGACTTCTTCTACAAGTCGGTCTATTTCTGCCTCCGTATTGTAGAAGTGGGGTGAAACTCTTATGCCATGGGCTCTGGCGGAAACAACAATGTTATTATGTTTCAATTGATCTGCAACTTCCTTTGGCTTGTCAATTTTGAAGTTGACTATTCCGGAGCGGTGCTGCGGTTCTTCTGGAGTTTGAAGCCCTAGTCCAAGCGCCTTAGCCATCTCAATGAGATAGTCTGTTAGCTTCAGCACCCTTCTCTCGACGTTTTCTATTCCGAAGTTTAGTAGCATTTTCATGGCTTCGGCGGCGCCCACAAAGCTTACAGTGCTCGGCGTGCCAACCTCGAAGCGGCTCGCTGTCTCCGAAAGCCTCAAACTCCAAATGTCCCAAAAATCAACGGTTTCGAAGATCTCCTTTTTTACGCTTGCCCACCCCACATAAGGAGGCTCCAAATTTTCGATTAAGTCCCCTCGCACATACAAGTATGCGGCGCCAGCTGGACCCAAAAGCCACTTGTAGCATGCACACGCCAAAAAGTCCACTCCGTCCCTTTTCACGTCTATTGGGATTACACCCGCCGATTGGATGGCATCCACAATGAGGACTGCGCCGTGGCTGTGGGCGATTTCACTTAAAGCCCGTAGGTCATTCCGGAAACCATTAACGTATTCAACATGGCTAATCACAACCGCCACGGTTTTGTCGTCTACAGCCTTCTCAAAATCCTCCAGCAGAACCTTGCCGCCAACATTCCGCACATAATCAACCTTAACATTCAAGCTTCCTTTTAGCCATGGATAAACCACCGAGGGATACTCCAAATCCGTGGTGACAATCTTTGAGCCACGCGGATAATTAAGCACATTGGCAGCGATGTTCAAGCCCACAGAGGTGTTCTCCACGAGGGCAATTTCTTCCGGCTTTGCGCCTACAAGCCTCGCAAACAAAGACTTGCCAAGATCCGAGGATTCCAGTGGCGAAGCCCCAAAATTCGCATAGTCCTCCACATATTGATGCATGGCGTCCGCCACGGGCTTGGGAAGCGGAGACTGCGCAGCATGATTCAAGAAAATCTTGTTTCTAACCACTGGAAAAAGGCTGCGAATTCTCTCCAAATCCAAGAGACCACCACTTGCTGCCAACCTTAATTAGAACATCTAACTATAAAAGTGTGGGAGCCAAATGAGCGAAATAATAGTTGTCACGACACCAGAAATCCCAGGCTACGAAATCTTAAAAGTGCTTGGACCAGTGCATGGCATAACCGTGCGAACCAGGGGGGTTGGTGGAAAAATAGTTGCAAGTATTGAGGGACTATTCGGCGGGGAGGTATCCTCCTACACATCTGAATGTGAAAAGGCGAGAATAGAATCGCTGAATAGGCTCATTGAGAATGCCCGGAGGATGGGCGCCAACGCCGTTATAGGCGCAGACTTCGAGACAAGTGATATTCTCCAAGGAACAGCCACCGTGTTCGCAGCCTACGGCACAGCCGTCATAGCGAAGCCCAAAGAGAAAAAAGAGTAGCCTTCGAGGCTCTTTCTCCCCTACCTGAAGCAAGTCCACCATTCCCTAAGCAGACTCTTCAGCTCTCCAATAACCCCTTCAACCTTTTTCCGAACAAAGGGCGGCTCAACAGGCGGGGTGTAAGGCTCCTTCAATTCAAAGCTCTGGAGTCCTATGGCTCCAGCTGCAAGGGCATACCAGCAGAGGGGCAAAACCTTCGGATTGTAGCCGCTTCCGACAAGCATGACAAGCCTTCCACCGCAGACCCTATGGGCTGTCTCCCTTATCAAACTGGATAATGCAAAAAAGCCTCGGGCTGTGAGGCTCAAATCTCCAAGCATGTCGGCGAAATGCGAGTCGCTTCCCCCATTAGCAATTATAATGTCCGGCTTAAACTCCTCAGCCAATGGAGCAAAAATCTCCCTTAGGGCATATAGGTATGAAGCATCTCCTGTTCCCGGCGGAAGCGGCACATTAACATTGTAGCCTTTTCCCTCACCCTCACCTATTTGCCACGTGAATCCTGTGCCCGGATAAAGCGTCCTCGGATCCTGATGGATGGATATAAAAAGCACCGTGGGATCGCGGTAGTAAATGTCGCTGGTGCCATTTCCAGCGTGAACATCATAATCCAACACGAGGAACCTTTTCACACCCTTTTCAGCCCTCAAGTATTCAATGAGAACCGCTATGTCGTTGAAGAGGCAGAAGCCCCCACCATAACCCCTCCCAGCATGATGGAAGCCCCCTCCAAGTGAAATACCCCTCTTCGCCTCTCCGCCGTAAATGGCTCTGCCGCACTCCAAAGCGCCACCCACGATGAGCAGGGCTGCCTCAAGAATCTGCGGCGAAACGGGAGTTTCAATGTCATAGGGTTTACCCTCAGATGCCAGGCGGAAAATTAAATCCACATATCCTTCGTCATGAACCCTAAGCAAATCTTCCTTGGACGCTGGCTTAGACTCAACAATCGTCAAGTTGGGGAGGCTTAGGAGACCATGCTCCCTGAAAAAGTTAATGGCGTTCACGAAGCGATCTCCCCGAAAGGGGTGCCCCTCCCCGAGATCGTACTGCTTAAACTTTTCATGGGAAGTCATAACAACCCTTTCACTCAAAATGCACTCTCCCCTTCAAAGCAAAGTTTACATAGTCAATATACTACAAAGCCTAAGTATAAAAATAAAAGAGGGAGAGATTAGCCTATCCCGAGCTTTCCACGTTTCCCTTTTCGGCCTCTTCACCTGTCGGCGTTTCAACTTTGGACGTCTCTGACACGTTTACGTCCCCAGCCATGGTCTGCGTTTCCGTCTTTAGTTCCGCTGAAGCCTCAACTCCACCTACCTCTAACACCTCAGCGGTCTTTATTTCAGTGGTCTGCTGCACAACGGGCTCCACCTTTTTCGGGATGCTTGCCCCTGCAAGCTTGTCCATGGTCTCCTTGATCGCGTTCAACTCTCGCCTTGCATTTTCAAGGCCTATGGAGAGGAGGGCGATTTCCCTCTGATAGGTTTCCTCGTCTACCTCCCCGCTGACATGTTGAATCTCATAATTCGCCAGCAACTTCTCAAGAATCCTAATCTGCTCCTCAACCTCCCTCACCTTAGAAGCCATCCGCTCCAGCAAAACCCTCTTCTGTTTTTCAACCTCCGCTAAGGCTTCCTCTATCTCTCTGTCGAAGAGCTCAAAGGTGGACTGGGATATCTTGCCACTATTAAATAAGCTGCTCAGCGCCTGCCTCTTTTTCAAAATGGTTTCGTACTCGCTGCTTATTCTTTCAAAGGAGTGTCTCCACGAAAACAATTTTACAACACCGGCTCTAATGAACCACCAGCCAAAAATAACATTTGTTAATATGCAGAGATATTGCTGGCTGTTAAAACCTAACATTTTCATAGCAATTAGGTGCAAAGCAGCCTTCAAAACGGAAACTCCAAAACATGGATTTTTGTCAAAATGCTGAAACTTCAACAATCACGTAAACATGATATAAGCCAATATAGCCAAAGCATACGCGAGTGTTTATACTTGTTTTATTCAGTTTCAATTTCGAATTCAGAGTTTAGAATAAAATTTAAATATTTATATCTAAACCAAACCAAAAATGTTAACAATGTAAATAAATATGACCGCGTTAACAATCATCGTCGGCGGTGAAAAGTTGGAAGGAAAATTCTCAAGAAAATGCATGAACGCATAATCAAAACTTCATGGACATATAATTCTGGCGGAACTGCGAAAAGGCCCCATGAGCGGCTACGACGTCATATCCTTCATTCACAACAAATTCAACCTACTCGTGAGCTCAGGCACAGTTTACTCGCTCCTATACTCGCTTGAAAGAAACGGTCTCATCGAAGGCTCGTGGGATGAGCGCAAACGCGTTTACCGGCTAACGGAGAAAGGCGCAAAAACAATAGAGACGATACTAAACGCCAACGATAAAATCAAAAACTTCATAACAAACCTCCTAACCTTCATACCCCTATTCTTCTTAGCCTAATCGAAACCCTAAAATGTATCCTCAAAACCCTTTTCTAACCGAACATAAATCGAGGGGCCCGTAGCTCAGCAAGGATAGAGCACCGGGCTTTTAACCCGGGGGTCCCGGGTTCAATTCCCGGCGGGCCCGCCAAGACCTGCAAACCCTTTTTATATGTTGTTTCCATACTTTTTGGTGGTTTGGATGGTGAGCGTCGACGATCTTGTTGATGAGATAGTTTCGAAGAACCCCAGTGTTTCGAGAGAGAATATACTCAAAAGGCTGGAGGAGGAGCGTGAAAGGTCCGGTGGCCTCATTTCGGATGATGTTTTGCTTCGGATGATAGCCGCAGATTTCGGCGTTAAGCTCGCGAATGCCGTCCAATCTCCTTCTTTAGCTATTGGCAGCTTAATTCCCGGCCTAAATGATGTTTCGCTGGCTGGAAGGATTATAGCCGTTTATCCCTCCAAGAGTTTGGTTAAAAAACGCTCAAGGGTTGTAAGTGTTTTGGTTGCCGATAGAAGCGGCGCTGTTCGAGTTGTCCTGTGGAACGATAAGGCTGAGCTCGTGAATTCTGGAAAATTAAGGACTGGGCAAGTGGCAAGGTTTAATCATGGATATACTAGGGAAGGGCGTCATGGACATGTGGAACTTCATCTAAGCGGGAAGGGAACCGTGGAGATCCTTGAGGGGGAAGAGGCTAAAGACTATCCGGATATCACTGAGCTTTCAACGAAAATTGGGAATATTACCGCCGCCCTCCGAAACAAGAGAGTGAACCTTGTTGGAAGGGTTAAGGGAGATATTCACGAGTCAGCCTTTGAAAGAAGCAACAAATCGGCTGGAAAAGTTTTGCGCTTCACGTTAGCTGACGAAACAGGAGAAGTTCCAATTGTTGTTTGGAACGAAAGAGTTGATGAGGTCAAAAGGCTTCTCGGGAATAAGATTAGACTGCAGATAGTAAACGCCAAAGTGAAAAAGGCTTTGGATGGGCGGATGGAAATCCACGTGGATGGCGAAACCTACATTGATGTCTTAACGTTTCCATCGAAAAAGGAGTTTTGGAAGATAGCCGAACTAAGAGAGGGTATGAAGAACATCAGCGTGCAGGGCACTGTGGCGACGAAACCGCTTATAA from Candidatus Bathyarchaeia archaeon includes these protein-coding regions:
- a CDS encoding valine--tRNA ligase produces the protein MKPLPKEFDVLAVERKWQRLWEEWGIYRFDWNDHMRPTFSIDTPPPYPSGEFHMGNVLNWTYFDIVARYKRMRGYNVFFPQGWDCHGLGIEVQVEREHNIRKRDVPLDKFRSLCMQLVEKYIAMMKEGIIRLGCSVDWTTEYRTMDPDYWRKTQLSFIILYKKGYIYQGTHPVNWCPRCETAIADAEVEYEEREGRLHYIRFPLADGDGYLTIATTRPEFIPACVAVAVNPTDTRYNRYIGKRITVPIVNRTVEIIPDDAVDPSFGTGVVMICTYGDKEDVRTVKRHGLPVITILTENGLINENGGKYRGLTVEEARKAIVEDLKAEGLLEKIEPIRQEIGLCQRCDTPIEILERKQWFMRTRILTDRVEKAAHEVIWYPDHMKYRLIDWARSLDWDWVISRQRVFATPIPIWYCKNCGETILADESWVPIDPKLEKPRIEACPKCGCREFTPETDVLDTWMDSSITCAVHAGWPDRPDWRRLFPADLHPSGVDIIRTWAYYLMVRHLALFDEKPYKSCLINGMVLGSDGRKMSKSLKNYVATPEVLNRYGADAARQWAAAGGATGSDIPFRWPDVEYGRRFLTKLWNAARFVSSQLADYEPGSGGYELQLLDRWILSKMEKLTQRVTEALEKCQFNVAVEEVRNFTWHVFCDQYIEAVKDRLYKPELYGEAKRRAAQHTLYTVLYRILQLLAPVTPHITEEIYQHMYAEHIGAKSIHITRWPEVDMSRIDEKAERGGDLLIALISEIRRDKAERRKPLNAPIKLVRVYAGNAEYARIIMENKEDLVGTCKIMKLEVLPQKGEGRQVPTYPELSFTSEHD
- a CDS encoding aminotransferase class V-fold PLP-dependent enzyme, coding for MDLERIRSLFPVVRNKIFLNHAAQSPLPKPVADAMHQYVEDYANFGASPLESSDLGKSLFARLVGAKPEEIALVENTSVGLNIAANVLNYPRGSKIVTTDLEYPSVVYPWLKGSLNVKVDYVRNVGGKVLLEDFEKAVDDKTVAVVISHVEYVNGFRNDLRALSEIAHSHGAVLIVDAIQSAGVIPIDVKRDGVDFLACACYKWLLGPAGAAYLYVRGDLIENLEPPYVGWASVKKEIFETVDFWDIWSLRLSETASRFEVGTPSTVSFVGAAEAMKMLLNFGIENVERRVLKLTDYLIEMAKALGLGLQTPEEPQHRSGIVNFKIDKPKEVADQLKHNNIVVSARAHGIRVSPHFYNTEAEIDRLVEEVKKCKS
- a CDS encoding YbjQ family protein; amino-acid sequence: MSEIIVVTTPEIPGYEILKVLGPVHGITVRTRGVGGKIVASIEGLFGGEVSSYTSECEKARIESLNRLIENARRMGANAVIGADFETSDILQGTATVFAAYGTAVIAKPKEKKE
- a CDS encoding histone deacetylase yields the protein MSERVVMTSHEKFKQYDLGEGHPFRGDRFVNAINFFREHGLLSLPNLTIVESKPASKEDLLRVHDEGYVDLIFRLASEGKPYDIETPVSPQILEAALLIVGGALECGRAIYGGEAKRGISLGGGFHHAGRGYGGGFCLFNDIAVLIEYLRAEKGVKRFLVLDYDVHAGNGTSDIYYRDPTVLFISIHQDPRTLYPGTGFTWQIGEGEGKGYNVNVPLPPGTGDASYLYALREIFAPLAEEFKPDIIIANGGSDSHFADMLGDLSLTARGFFALSSLIRETAHRVCGGRLVMLVGSGYNPKVLPLCWYALAAGAIGLQSFELKEPYTPPVEPPFVRKKVEGVIGELKSLLREWWTCFR
- a CDS encoding CdvA-like protein, producing MKAALHLIAMKMLGFNSQQYLCILTNVIFGWWFIRAGVVKLFSWRHSFERISSEYETILKKRQALSSLFNSGKISQSTFELFDREIEEALAEVEKQKRVLLERMASKVREVEEQIRILEKLLANYEIQHVSGEVDEETYQREIALLSIGLENARRELNAIKETMDKLAGASIPKKVEPVVQQTTEIKTAEVLEVGGVEASAELKTETQTMAGDVNVSETSKVETPTGEEAEKGNVESSG
- a CDS encoding PadR family transcriptional regulator produces the protein MRKGPMSGYDVISFIHNKFNLLVSSGTVYSLLYSLERNGLIEGSWDERKRVYRLTEKGAKTIETILNANDKIKNFITNLLTFIPLFFLA
- a CDS encoding OB-fold nucleic acid binding domain-containing protein → MVSVDDLVDEIVSKNPSVSRENILKRLEEERERSGGLISDDVLLRMIAADFGVKLANAVQSPSLAIGSLIPGLNDVSLAGRIIAVYPSKSLVKKRSRVVSVLVADRSGAVRVVLWNDKAELVNSGKLRTGQVARFNHGYTREGRHGHVELHLSGKGTVEILEGEEAKDYPDITELSTKIGNITAALRNKRVNLVGRVKGDIHESAFERSNKSAGKVLRFTLADETGEVPIVVWNERVDEVKRLLGNKIRLQIVNAKVKKALDGRMEIHVDGETYIDVLTFPSKKEFWKIAELREGMKNISVQGTVATKPLIRKVKTARGETVNLAVFEIKDETGSVWVSAWRENAEKTANLKIGEKIAIKKADVKKGFADQLEVTTKKATAIEILG